Proteins found in one Vallitalea guaymasensis genomic segment:
- a CDS encoding zinc metallopeptidase: MRGIGSYGLFYDPTFIILIPAMLLSLYAQSKVASTFKKYSGYRNSRGYTGKDVAEMILRQAGIYDVRVEHVSGRLTDHYDPRSKVLKLSDAVYNNQSIAAVGVAAHECGHAIQHNTGYTFLKIRHAIFPVVNISSKLAFPIILLGLIANIFFLKLGIILFAAVVLFQLVTLPVEFNASNRAIGILESNAYLSYEEIVPAKKVLSAAALTYVAAAAASISSLLRLLLIAGRRND; the protein is encoded by the coding sequence ATGAGAGGAATTGGCTCATATGGTCTTTTTTATGACCCTACGTTCATTATATTGATACCTGCCATGCTTTTATCTTTGTATGCACAATCAAAGGTAGCATCTACATTCAAAAAATATTCTGGCTATAGAAATTCACGAGGATATACAGGTAAGGATGTAGCTGAAATGATATTGCGACAGGCAGGAATCTATGATGTAAGAGTAGAACATGTTAGTGGTAGATTAACTGACCACTACGATCCAAGATCAAAAGTATTAAAATTATCTGATGCAGTATATAATAATCAATCTATTGCTGCAGTTGGGGTTGCAGCGCATGAATGTGGTCATGCCATACAGCATAATACGGGATATACTTTTTTGAAGATAAGACATGCGATTTTTCCTGTTGTCAATATATCATCAAAACTTGCTTTTCCTATTATATTACTTGGTTTGATTGCAAACATTTTTTTCCTGAAATTAGGGATTATATTATTTGCAGCTGTAGTATTGTTTCAATTGGTTACTCTACCAGTTGAATTCAATGCTTCCAATCGTGCAATAGGGATATTGGAGTCAAATGCTTATCTTTCTTATGAAGAGATAGTACCTGCGAAAAAAGTTCTATCAGCAGCAGCCCTCACTTATGTTGCGGCAGCGGCAGCTTCAATATCTAGTTTGTTAAGATTATTGCTTATAGCTGGTAGAAGAAATGACTAA
- the rpoZ gene encoding DNA-directed RNA polymerase subunit omega, whose protein sequence is MLHPSYTDLMTTINDRMSSDEEKLKSRYSIVVASAKRAREIIGGDEVLSSNNYTKPLSNAVNELYEGKIDIVAHDIAEDDQ, encoded by the coding sequence ATGTTACATCCATCTTACACAGATTTAATGACAACAATCAATGACAGAATGAGTAGTGATGAAGAAAAACTTAAAAGCAGATACTCAATCGTTGTTGCTTCAGCAAAGAGAGCTAGAGAGATTATCGGAGGGGACGAAGTATTATCAAGTAATAATTATACTAAGCCCTTATCAAATGCAGTAAATGAACTTTATGAAGGCAAAATTGATATAGTAGCACATGATATAGCTGAGGATGACCAATAA
- the rsmB gene encoding 16S rRNA (cytosine(967)-C(5))-methyltransferase RsmB: protein MTKASNDKTNKINARNVALEIITSIFKDKAYTNIAIDKYFKNHNDISKIDRAFITRIVEGTVEHVITIDYIINKFSKTKTNKMKKIILYILRLSVYQINYMDKVPVSAVCNEAVKLAKKRKLGNLSGFVNGVLRNIARNIDSIQYPNENDEPVEYLSIMYSFPMWIVELWLKHYDYETVKEMCINSNKTVKTNIRCNLTKTNPEELMKQLQDSNVDVEKGKLLDYALKISNYNNIRGLEAFNQGKFTVQDESSMLVAQLANPNKDMLVIDVCAAPGGKTTHFAEKMNNAGSVVSRDIYPKKLQLIAENVKRLQLNNVDIKEYNALEIDSSMIEKADIVIADVPCSGLGIIRKKPDIKYNVERKDINDLIDIQRNILKVVCKYVKTGGILMYSTCTVNPEENIKNVNWFTDNFPFELVDFEDNLPDTINNNKKGYIQLLPGFYDTDGFFIAKLRRIGN from the coding sequence ATGACAAAAGCGAGTAATGATAAAACGAATAAGATTAATGCTAGAAATGTAGCGTTAGAGATTATAACAAGCATATTCAAAGATAAAGCATATACGAATATTGCTATTGATAAGTATTTCAAGAATCATAATGATATATCTAAGATAGATAGGGCGTTTATTACTAGAATCGTAGAAGGTACAGTCGAACATGTAATAACTATAGATTATATAATCAATAAGTTCTCCAAGACAAAAACTAATAAAATGAAAAAAATCATTTTGTATATTTTGAGATTATCAGTCTATCAGATAAACTATATGGATAAAGTACCTGTATCTGCTGTCTGTAATGAAGCTGTCAAGTTAGCTAAAAAAAGAAAATTGGGTAATCTATCTGGATTTGTGAATGGTGTATTAAGGAATATAGCACGAAATATAGATTCAATACAATATCCTAATGAAAATGATGAACCAGTTGAATACCTATCAATAATGTATTCTTTCCCAATGTGGATTGTTGAATTGTGGTTGAAGCATTATGATTATGAAACCGTAAAAGAAATGTGTATCAATAGTAATAAAACTGTTAAAACCAATATTAGATGTAACCTAACAAAGACTAATCCAGAAGAATTAATGAAGCAGTTACAGGATTCTAATGTAGATGTGGAAAAAGGGAAGCTCCTTGATTATGCTTTGAAGATTAGTAATTATAACAATATCAGAGGTTTGGAGGCTTTTAATCAAGGTAAATTTACAGTACAGGATGAAAGTTCCATGTTAGTGGCTCAATTGGCAAATCCAAATAAGGATATGTTAGTCATTGATGTATGTGCTGCTCCTGGAGGAAAAACAACTCATTTTGCAGAAAAGATGAATAATGCTGGAAGTGTTGTCTCTAGAGACATTTATCCGAAAAAATTACAGTTGATTGCTGAAAATGTAAAAAGATTACAGTTGAATAATGTTGATATAAAAGAGTATAATGCATTAGAGATTGATAGTTCAATGATAGAAAAGGCTGATATAGTAATAGCAGATGTTCCATGTTCAGGACTTGGAATAATAAGAAAGAAACCTGATATTAAATATAATGTAGAAAGAAAAGATATAAATGATCTGATTGATATTCAAAGGAATATATTAAAAGTTGTTTGCAAATATGTAAAAACAGGTGGTATACTTATGTATAGCACATGTACTGTTAATCCAGAAGAAAACATAAAGAATGTTAATTGGTTCACTGATAATTTCCCTTTTGAATTAGTTGATTTTGAGGATAATTTACCTGATACAATCAATAATAACAAAAAGGGGTATATTCAATTATTACCTGGATTTTATGATACAGATGGTTTCTTCATAGCTAAGCTAAGAAGAATTGGTAATTAG
- the def gene encoding peptide deformylase, translated as MALRQIRIDGDEILRKNCKEIKEITENIKVLAEDMIETMNSANGVGLAGPQVGILKQIVVIDVGEGPMVLINPKIVKTKGEQLNPEGCLSIPGKSGEVKRPAYVKAEALNLDGEKIVVEGRELLAVALCHETDHLKGRLFTDIAENIVQE; from the coding sequence ATGGCTTTAAGACAAATAAGAATTGATGGCGACGAGATTTTAAGGAAAAATTGTAAAGAGATTAAAGAAATAACAGAAAATATAAAAGTGTTGGCTGAAGATATGATAGAAACTATGAATAGCGCTAATGGAGTTGGTCTTGCTGGACCACAAGTAGGTATTCTAAAGCAAATAGTGGTTATTGATGTTGGAGAAGGTCCAATGGTTCTGATTAACCCCAAGATCGTTAAGACAAAAGGTGAACAGCTAAATCCAGAAGGTTGTTTAAGTATTCCAGGAAAATCTGGAGAAGTTAAAAGACCTGCATATGTTAAAGCTGAAGCATTGAATCTAGATGGAGAGAAGATTGTTGTTGAAGGAAGAGAGTTATTGGCTGTAGCATTATGTCATGAAACAGACCATCTTAAGGGCAGATTATTTACTGATATAGCAGAAAACATAGTACAAGAATAA
- the gmk gene encoding guanylate kinase, with translation MNKKGILIIISGFSGAGKGSVVKELLSKGDYILSISSTTRAPREYEEHGREYFFDTRDDFESMIDNNELIEWASYCDNYYGTPRKFVENNLEQGKNVILEIEMQGALDVKAQYDDAVLIFITAPSVAELKARLEKRGTESSDIINKRLKRSYEEAEVINKYDYIVVNDDLQKCANDINTIINAEHKRANRSGELKDRLKDEFAELLKGEI, from the coding sequence ATGAATAAAAAGGGTATACTCATAATTATATCAGGTTTTTCAGGCGCTGGAAAAGGTTCTGTTGTTAAAGAACTTTTATCAAAAGGAGATTACATTCTTTCAATATCTTCTACAACTAGAGCACCACGAGAATATGAGGAACATGGAAGAGAGTATTTTTTTGATACTAGAGATGACTTTGAAAGCATGATAGATAATAATGAACTTATAGAGTGGGCATCCTATTGCGATAACTATTATGGTACACCTAGAAAATTTGTAGAAAATAATCTTGAGCAAGGTAAAAATGTGATTCTTGAGATTGAGATGCAGGGTGCTCTTGATGTCAAAGCACAATATGACGATGCAGTATTAATTTTCATAACAGCACCAAGTGTAGCTGAATTGAAGGCAAGATTAGAAAAAAGAGGAACAGAAAGTTCTGATATCATTAACAAAAGGCTTAAAAGATCATATGAAGAAGCAGAAGTTATCAATAAATATGATTATATTGTTGTTAATGATGATTTACAAAAATGTGCAAATGACATTAATACAATCATTAATGCAGAGCACAAAAGAGCTAATAGAAGTGGTGAACTAAAAGATAGATTAAAAGATGAATTTGCAGAGCTTTTGAAAGGAGAGATATAG
- the priA gene encoding primosomal protein N' produces MNKYADIIVDISHSKLDRVFQYRVPHNLMDKIVIGTVVDIPFGKGNKNLKGYVIGFTDKPNFDVDKIKDITGVASMNMSIEAHLIKLAVWMKERYACTIISALRTLIPIGKKVNEKTQKEIVRIIEADELKSYIKMWDNKNYKALSRAGNHLLTCEKCKQSTIIKKADITPAVLSNLEKKGIIKINSERIYREPYNVNNIRRSKNKLPNIEQQKVINKVLSNLNKESQVHLIHGITGSGKTEVYMQIIEKVLEKGQQAIVLIPEIALTPQTVRNFISRFGNQVGVMHSKLSAGEKYDGWRRARDGDISIMIGPRSAVFTPFKKLGMIIIDEEHEMSYKSEVSPKYHAREVAIKRGEMTGADVVLGSATPSLESYHLAKEGKYTLLELKEKAASTNKLDVKVIDMREELINGNKSIFSDTLRNEIQNKLFNKEQIILFLNRRGYSRFVSCRQCGYVIKCDSCDIPYTYHAFGDKLICHYCGKTINMVSKCPSCNSKYIKQFGIGTEKVESYVKKEFPTARVLRMDLDTTTRKNSYDTILGKFRNGEADILIGTQMVAKGHDFPDVTLVGVIAADLSLYMSDFRASERTFQLLTQVTGRAGRSNLQGTAIIQSYTPEHYSITKSKEQDYIGFYEAEIKYRQVMNYPPFSNLLVLLIQSTNEKELIRRSFELKNDILLVASRMGLEIIGPSPANVSKIKNNYRRVILLRSTGYKELMQFINRYMERLSIKYKDISIQMDINPLISY; encoded by the coding sequence ATGAATAAATATGCAGATATTATTGTTGATATATCTCATTCAAAGTTAGATAGAGTATTTCAATATCGTGTCCCCCATAACTTGATGGATAAGATTGTAATTGGAACTGTTGTTGATATACCTTTTGGTAAAGGAAATAAAAATTTAAAAGGATATGTTATAGGGTTTACTGATAAACCTAACTTTGACGTGGATAAGATTAAAGACATTACAGGTGTAGCGTCAATGAACATGTCCATAGAAGCTCATCTAATCAAATTAGCTGTTTGGATGAAAGAACGATATGCATGTACCATAATATCAGCTCTTAGAACATTGATTCCAATAGGTAAAAAGGTTAATGAAAAGACACAAAAAGAAATTGTTAGAATAATTGAAGCTGATGAGTTGAAATCATATATAAAAATGTGGGATAACAAAAATTATAAGGCTTTAAGCAGAGCTGGAAATCACTTGCTTACTTGTGAAAAATGCAAGCAAAGTACTATAATTAAAAAGGCTGATATAACTCCAGCAGTACTTTCCAACTTAGAGAAAAAAGGAATTATAAAAATTAATTCAGAACGTATTTATAGAGAACCATATAATGTTAATAATATAAGAAGAAGTAAAAACAAATTACCTAATATAGAGCAGCAAAAAGTTATTAACAAGGTATTGAGTAATCTGAATAAGGAAAGTCAGGTTCATTTGATCCATGGTATTACAGGTAGTGGAAAAACAGAAGTCTACATGCAAATAATAGAAAAAGTCCTTGAGAAAGGGCAACAGGCTATAGTATTGATACCTGAAATAGCTTTGACTCCTCAGACAGTTAGAAATTTCATATCAAGATTTGGTAATCAGGTGGGTGTAATGCATAGTAAGCTATCAGCTGGTGAAAAATATGATGGTTGGAGAAGAGCAAGAGACGGTGATATATCTATTATGATAGGTCCTAGATCTGCGGTTTTCACTCCATTCAAAAAGCTTGGTATGATAATAATTGATGAAGAACACGAAATGAGTTATAAGTCAGAGGTATCACCCAAATATCACGCTAGAGAAGTAGCAATTAAAAGAGGTGAGATGACTGGTGCTGATGTGGTACTAGGTTCAGCTACACCATCTCTGGAATCATATCATTTAGCTAAAGAAGGTAAATATACTTTATTGGAATTAAAAGAAAAAGCAGCTTCAACTAATAAGTTGGATGTTAAGGTCATTGATATGCGTGAAGAATTGATTAATGGAAATAAATCAATATTTAGTGATACTCTAAGAAATGAAATACAGAATAAATTATTCAACAAAGAACAAATCATTTTGTTTTTAAATAGAAGAGGTTATTCAAGATTTGTATCTTGTAGACAATGCGGGTATGTAATTAAATGTGATAGTTGTGATATACCATATACATATCATGCTTTTGGTGATAAACTAATATGCCACTATTGTGGTAAAACAATCAATATGGTTAGTAAATGTCCTTCATGCAATTCCAAGTACATCAAGCAATTCGGAATAGGGACAGAGAAAGTGGAGTCTTATGTAAAGAAAGAATTTCCTACAGCAAGGGTCTTGAGAATGGATCTTGATACGACTACAAGAAAAAATAGTTATGATACAATATTAGGGAAGTTTAGAAATGGTGAAGCAGATATTCTTATAGGAACTCAAATGGTTGCAAAAGGTCATGATTTTCCTGATGTGACACTAGTTGGTGTTATAGCTGCTGATTTATCTCTTTATATGAGCGATTTCAGAGCTTCAGAGAGGACATTTCAATTATTGACACAGGTTACAGGCAGAGCAGGTAGAAGCAACCTACAGGGAACAGCTATAATTCAATCCTATACTCCAGAGCATTATAGCATAACCAAGTCAAAGGAACAAGATTACATTGGATTTTATGAAGCTGAGATTAAGTATAGGCAAGTAATGAATTATCCGCCATTCTCCAATTTGTTAGTGTTGTTGATTCAATCCACTAACGAAAAAGAGTTGATTAGAAGATCTTTTGAATTAAAAAATGATATATTATTAGTTGCATCCAGAATGGGACTTGAAATAATCGGTCCATCACCAGCTAATGTATCTAAAATAAAAAATAATTATAGAAGAGTGATTTTATTAAGAAGTACAGGATATAAGGAGTTGATGCAATTCATTAATAGATATATGGAAAGACTTAGTATTAAATACAAAGACATTTCAATACAAATGGATATTAATCCATTGATTTCATATTAA
- the remA gene encoding extracellular matrix/biofilm regulator RemA gives MIQMVNIGFGNIISANRIIAIISPESAPIKRVIQNGRDDGKLIDATYGRKTRAVIIMDSGHVILSAILPETVGQRLIKDNSDLIEEDKKNML, from the coding sequence ATGATTCAAATGGTTAATATTGGTTTTGGAAATATTATATCTGCTAATAGAATAATTGCAATTATTAGTCCAGAATCCGCACCTATAAAAAGAGTTATCCAGAATGGCAGGGATGATGGGAAATTAATAGATGCTACATATGGCAGAAAAACCAGAGCTGTTATTATAATGGATAGTGGTCATGTTATATTATCTGCTATTCTACCAGAGACAGTAGGACAAAGACTTATAAAAGATAATTCGGATTTAATTGAAGAGGATAAAAAAAATATGCTATAG
- the fmt gene encoding methionyl-tRNA formyltransferase produces MKVVFMGTPDFSVPTLQELINSEHEVVAVVTKPDKPKGRGNKVISTPVKEVAVSNDIKVYQPQKLSENDFVEAMEEINPDVIVVIAFGKILPKRILNLPKHGCINVHASLLPKYRGAGPIQWSIINGESETGITTMYMDVGIDTGDMLLKEAVKIEDTDTGGSLHDKLSDVGAKLLIKTLKEVQNNTIIRIKQNSDESTYAPMLEKSLGNINWEIEAYKIELLIRGLNPWPSAYTYLGNKILKVWAGKVIDDSYNGKPGEIVNIQKDGFVVKCGNQCILIKEVQLQGKKRMSAGAFLRGYKLQVGEILGRR; encoded by the coding sequence TTGAAAGTAGTATTTATGGGAACTCCTGATTTTTCAGTACCTACTTTACAGGAGTTAATCAATTCTGAACATGAAGTAGTTGCTGTTGTCACTAAACCAGATAAACCAAAAGGAAGAGGTAATAAAGTTATTTCTACACCTGTAAAAGAAGTAGCAGTAAGCAATGATATAAAAGTATATCAACCACAAAAATTAAGTGAAAATGACTTTGTGGAAGCTATGGAAGAGATTAATCCGGATGTTATAGTTGTTATAGCTTTTGGTAAAATCTTACCTAAGCGAATACTTAATCTACCTAAACATGGCTGTATTAATGTACATGCTTCCTTATTACCTAAATACAGAGGGGCAGGACCTATTCAATGGTCTATAATCAACGGTGAATCTGAAACAGGTATAACAACTATGTATATGGATGTTGGGATAGATACAGGCGATATGCTTTTAAAAGAAGCTGTTAAAATTGAAGATACAGACACAGGTGGTTCATTGCATGATAAATTATCTGATGTCGGTGCAAAATTATTGATTAAAACTTTAAAAGAAGTACAAAATAATACTATAATTAGAATAAAACAAAATTCAGATGAATCAACATATGCACCTATGCTTGAAAAAAGCTTAGGAAATATTAACTGGGAGATCGAAGCTTACAAGATTGAGTTGCTTATTAGAGGATTGAATCCATGGCCTAGTGCTTATACTTATCTAGGTAATAAGATACTTAAGGTATGGGCAGGTAAAGTGATAGACGATTCATATAACGGTAAACCAGGAGAGATTGTTAATATTCAAAAAGATGGATTTGTTGTAAAATGTGGGAATCAATGTATACTGATTAAAGAAGTACAGTTGCAAGGTAAAAAAAGAATGTCTGCTGGTGCTTTTTTAAGAGGGTACAAGCTTCAAGTAGGAGAAATTCTAGGAAGGAGATGA
- a CDS encoding LacI family DNA-binding transcriptional regulator → MGKNNLTIKDIAKRTGFSVRTVSRVINNGQYVKEETRKIINDVIKETGFETNIYAKSLRKKTAKNIILVIEKQQDLYPGQWYSNMFQNIINQASAYEYNVFMFQFNMDDEEENKKNIHLLKSGFVDGAIILNIQKDDNKIRLFQELGIPYVTIGKNYNYPENPFVEIDNYKASYLVTQYLIRSGCKSILFFLGSNRYISNEERREGFYTAVLDNKLQKQDFIIYEGIKSYKEAYTACNQIIEEGKLPDAIFVSGDEKAFGVLKSLNEKGISIPEDIQVVGFDNIPISEFTVPSLTTVEQNAKDISSKAIEILIGMINEEDNYDGETKIIFDPKIIYRHTTRKIEE, encoded by the coding sequence ATGGGAAAAAACAATTTAACCATTAAGGATATAGCTAAGAGGACAGGTTTTTCTGTTAGAACTGTATCAAGAGTTATAAACAACGGACAATACGTAAAAGAAGAAACAAGAAAAATTATTAATGATGTCATCAAAGAAACTGGTTTTGAAACAAATATATATGCAAAGAGTCTTAGAAAGAAGACAGCAAAGAATATTATACTTGTTATTGAGAAACAACAAGACCTGTATCCAGGACAATGGTATTCCAATATGTTCCAGAACATTATTAATCAAGCTTCTGCTTATGAATATAATGTTTTCATGTTTCAATTCAATATGGATGATGAAGAAGAGAATAAAAAAAATATACATCTTCTAAAATCTGGTTTTGTTGATGGTGCTATAATCCTTAACATTCAAAAAGATGATAATAAGATAAGATTATTCCAGGAATTAGGTATTCCCTATGTAACTATAGGAAAGAATTATAATTATCCCGAAAATCCATTTGTTGAAATCGATAACTATAAAGCATCATACCTTGTTACACAATATCTTATAAGAAGTGGTTGTAAGTCCATCCTTTTTTTCCTTGGTAGTAATAGGTATATTTCTAATGAGGAAAGAAGAGAAGGATTCTATACAGCTGTTTTGGATAATAAATTACAAAAGCAGGATTTTATTATATATGAAGGAATCAAGTCATATAAAGAAGCATATACAGCGTGTAATCAAATAATTGAAGAGGGTAAATTGCCAGATGCAATATTTGTGTCTGGAGATGAAAAAGCTTTTGGTGTACTAAAATCCCTTAATGAGAAGGGAATATCCATTCCTGAAGATATACAGGTTGTTGGATTTGATAATATACCTATTTCAGAATTCACTGTTCCATCTTTGACAACAGTTGAACAGAATGCCAAGGATATTTCATCTAAGGCAATAGAGATATTGATAGGTATGATAAATGAAGAAGATAATTATGATGGTGAAACAAAAATAATATTTGACCCCAAAATAATATATCGCCATACTACTAGAAAAATTGAGGAATAA
- a CDS encoding YicC/YloC family endoribonuclease: MVKSMTGFGRGEYVSNDRKMTVEIKSVNHRYCDINVRMPKKISFLENNIRNFVKKKVSRGKVDIFISYEDNSEGNECIKLNEDLIGQYLKYFDIISEKFELDNDIRVSNITRYPEVITIEEQDVDEELLWNLMEKALTIAIEKLISTRTTEGELLKKDIIQKLDTINNLVSNIKTRAPYVIEEYKVKLENRINDLLSSTIDEARLAVEVAIFADKCCVDEEIVRLESHIEHMRRTLDKDIPIGRKLDFLLQEMNRESNTILSKSNDIEVSTNGLELKTEIEKIREQIQNIE, encoded by the coding sequence ATGGTAAAAAGTATGACAGGCTTTGGTAGAGGAGAATATGTATCTAATGATAGAAAGATGACAGTTGAAATTAAATCTGTTAATCATAGATATTGTGATATCAATGTTAGAATGCCAAAGAAAATAAGCTTTCTAGAAAATAATATTAGAAACTTTGTCAAGAAAAAAGTATCTAGAGGTAAGGTGGACATATTTATCTCTTATGAAGATAATTCTGAAGGGAATGAATGTATTAAGCTTAATGAAGACCTGATAGGACAATACCTAAAGTACTTTGATATCATCAGTGAGAAGTTTGAACTTGATAACGATATAAGAGTATCTAATATCACTAGATATCCTGAAGTCATAACTATAGAAGAACAGGATGTTGATGAAGAGCTATTATGGAATCTAATGGAGAAGGCATTGACAATAGCTATAGAAAAGCTTATTTCTACTAGAACAACAGAAGGCGAATTATTGAAAAAAGATATAATACAGAAGCTTGACACTATCAATAACTTAGTTTCCAATATCAAAACTAGAGCACCATATGTTATTGAAGAGTACAAAGTCAAATTGGAAAATAGAATAAATGATTTATTAAGTAGTACTATTGATGAAGCAAGGCTTGCTGTAGAAGTTGCTATATTTGCTGATAAATGTTGTGTGGATGAAGAAATTGTTAGACTAGAGAGCCATATTGAACATATGAGACGTACTTTAGATAAAGATATTCCTATTGGTAGGAAACTCGATTTTCTTTTACAAGAAATGAATAGGGAATCAAACACGATTTTATCAAAATCAAATGATATTGAAGTTTCTACTAATGGATTAGAGCTTAAAACAGAAATAGAAAAAATCCGCGAACAAATCCAAAATATTGAATAA